From the genome of Cervus elaphus chromosome 7, mCerEla1.1, whole genome shotgun sequence:
GGAGTTCCCAGGCTTCTTACAGGTCTCTCCCTAAAAATGCTTCAGCTGGCAACTGAGGTGTCAGCTCGGGGAATTTCTCTGATGGGCTGAAATATGATAGAGCAGGGTGAGGCATGGGCTGCTCCTACATGGCTTCTTCCAGCGGTTCTCTTTAGACCACCTTCTTGGCGAGGCACCACTCGGAACAGCCACTCCTGAGGATAcccttggaggaggaggaggatgaagaaAGCTCTGATTCTGAGGGCTCTCGCTCTGGCCGCCGTGATGAGCCCCTGTGGAGGTGAAGACATCGTGGGTGAGTGTACAGTTGAGGGTGTGGGTTTACAATTGTgaaggagaattttttaaatttttattttatattggagtatggtggctcaggtggtaaagaatctgcttgcaatgcaggagacccaggttcaatgtctagattgggaagatcccctggagaagggaatggctacccacttcagtattcttgcctaaagaatcccatgggcagaggagcctggcaggctacagtccatggggtcacaaaaagtcagacatggcttagcaactaaaaactgtatacatatcttctttatccattcatctgtcaatggacatttagattttttccatgtcttggctctttAAATAGTGTTGAAATAaaagtgcatttatctttttgcattatagttctttctggatatatgcccaggagtgggattgctggatcatatggcaactctattttcagATGTGTATTCTAAATAACAAagagttgtatgtgtgtgtatgtgtgtaaaagttgctcagtcatgtcaaactctttgtgaccccatggactaaaaaGCAATATAATGCCAAAGTATAGCATGATTATTATAAGTGTAACTTCATGTTTGATTGTTTCAGAAATTTGGGTAATGTTGGTGGAAAACCTAGGAACTTAAAATAGGTCAGTCTCAGCTTGTCAACCCAAACTACCAGTCCTGTCACCTCCAGCCAGGCAAGCTCTAAAAAGAGGATAAAAAGAGATTAATCTTGGTTCATCAGCCCCCTCAGCTCCTCCATTCCGTATTCACAACACCTTGAAGGTGGCTGATTCCACTAAATTTCAGTCCCTTGTCCAAAACTTTGTCCTACTGTGTCATGGGCATTGACAACAGTTATTGAAACCCaaaggggggaagaaaagtcaaggaaaagagaagaggaatgcAATGGAATCTTCAAAACCTTATTGTGATTCATTAAATCAACACATATTTAGCGAAGTATCAAGCACTCCTCTGGGTGGTTGGCACAAAACAAGATTTCTGGgaatgccctggtggtccaggggtcagGCCTCCACACTTCTACTcctgggggacacaggttcaatccctggtcagggaactgagatccctcagGCTATGTGACAcacacaaacaacaacaacaacaaatcaagaTTCCTATCCACAGGAAACTCATGTTCTTACAATCAGACggagaacttttttaaaaaacacatctcataagtaaataaattccaTAGTGTGGCAAGAATGAGAGAAGTGCTGTGAGAAGTAAGAGTTTAGAggattagaaataaacttaagaattaaaattatgtaatcattatctagggcttccccagtggctcgggggtaaagaatccacctgcaatgcaggagacacaggttcaatccctgggtcaggaaggtcccctggaggagagcatggcaacccactccagtaatcttgcctggagaatcccatggacagaggagcctggtgagctatagtccagagggtcacaaacaatcagacatgactgaagtgacttagcacacactcaagCATTCattattaacttatttaactgAAATCTTACTGTGTGCCATGAGCCCTTCAAGTTACTGAAGGTACAGAGTGAATAAGACAGCGTCTCAACACCTCATGGCGTGTACATAACGCTCCCTAACCCCAagacagaaaagacagaaataggaAGTGGTATCAGACCAGGCCAATATGAACCTACACTCCTACACAGACTATTTCTCATGTGTTTTTGTTTAATcaaattctttcccttctcctgtatCCTGCCTCCCTGTTCTTACCTTCCTGCTTTGGAATGGCCACCAGCTGACCACGTGGGCACTTATGGCACAAATGTCTACCAGACGTACAGCGCCTCTGGCCAGTTCACATTTGAATTTGATGGAGATGAGCTCTTCTACGTGGACCtgggaaaaaaggaaactgtCTGGAGGCTGCCTGAGTTTAACAATATTACCATGTTTGAAATTCAGAGTGCCCTGAGAAACATTATTATGTCAAAAAGAAATTTGGACATCTTGATAAAAAATTCCAACTTTACACCTGCCACCAACGGTAAGTGTGGCCTCTCTTCACGGCACCTACCTCATgtttctggtctctttttctTCCCCCGGAGAGCTACTCTTCCCCCCACACTCTAAATTGTTCCAcctttctatttcatttcctgGCAAATACTCGGTGCTCAGCTACAGATTTATTCTTGAAATATCCCTCCCTTAAGTTCCATGAGCCACTCCTTGTAGTTCTAAAAGAGGATATTCCCAAGCTCTTGGCCTAAGTAGCCAAGTAGTACCTCAGCCCTTGTCTCCTTTCAGGAAAGAATTCAGCCAAGAGACCAAGTTTGTGGAATCGAAACAGcgtttattaaaaacaaagtacATGTGGGAAAGCACACAAGAGAACTCAGAGtttggaatttgtttttgttttttaattaaacattttttaatgggTCTCAAAATCCTGTGACAGATCTTTTTCAGGCTGTTTCCATTAGAAagtactgattttaaaaactaaaaactgacAACTGCCACACACAAAACAAATGGTCCATAAaacattctcctttccttctgaagTTTTTACAGTGCATTGTTATCATTAACCAGTCTTCTACAATTAAACGTAAATGGTGAATCACTCCAAATGGACTGAGTTGCACACAATAGGGATGATTTAGGTTGCTTTTATGGGGGCAGTTTCTGGcttgtctctggccagtcagCTTGCTTGTGCCCATTCTTCAGCTGACTCAGGGTTCTTCCTGATGGGCTGGCATCTCTCAGCCAAGGTGGATTCCAGTGCAAAGGTTTCTGGGGGGTTGGCAGGACACCTTCTGGGCTGGCGTCTCCTTCCTCCTTTGTCCCTCCCTAGACTGAAGACGTCTTCTGCACATGCATCAGGCTGGGAAATCCCCTTGACCACAAGAACGAGGAAGTTGTGGTCACTTTGTCTTTCACCTAATCAAGGCCCCATGCTCCTGCTGGTATCCTGTCTTGAAGCGTCAGCAGGAGACCAGTCGCAActgctcagcctggggcccatctgTCTCCTAGCTCACACACACCAACCCACTCTGCCCTCTGGATTCCCAGAGAGAAGTGCTCTAAGCTGCATAGTGACCCTAAAGAAGAGGACAGTTCAGATGACAATTCACAGCACAGTTCAGAGGACTGTTCAGAATCTGTAGATAAAGATGCCAGCACCAGTTCTGAAGTCACCATAGATAGCATTAATCTTCCTCATTCAGAAGATGGAAAAGCCAAGGTCAAAGTTTTGGACAGTCCTgccagtaaaataataataataataatcaatatATAATCTAAGAAACAGGTAAACGTAAAAGGAGGTTGTGGCTGACTGTAAAGTGAGTTTGAAAGGACATAGGAAATAGCACACTAACAGCTGGGGAGATGGTgcatggggtgggggagcctCCCCTAAGCTGATTATGGAGCATAAGGCACGGTTGTCAGAAATTCCAATCCATCTTTGGTCTTCCTTGTAGAAATCCCTGAAGTGGCTGTGTTTCCCAAATCCTCCGTGGTCCTGGGGATTCCCAATACCCTCATCTGTCAAGTGGACAACATATTTCCTCCTGTGATCAACATCACTTGGTTTTACAATGGACACTTTGTTGCAGAAGGTATCGCTGAGACCACCTTCTACCCCAAGAGTGACCACTCCTTCCTCAAGTTCAGTTATCTCACCTTTCTTCCCTCCGGTGATGACTTCTATGACTGCAGAGTGGAGCATTGGGGCCTGGAAGAGCCCCTCATCAAGCACTGGGGTATGCCTAAGTCGCATCATTGTGTACCCTCCAATTCTGTCTGGATCTTATACCTGTCTTATAGCCCTGAACCGCCAGGGCCATGACTCCACTTCCCACAATTGCAGGGTTTTCTAATAATTGACTTTACTCTTCTCCCAAAGTTCAGGAGTTTTGTGCATTCCAAAACACACTCCCTTCTCCACATCCAATCCATCTGCATACAGTGTCCTTTTGAATCCAGCCTCTGTACTCTGAGACTGAATCAAACCTTCAAGACGGGGTTTTGGGTAAAGTagaaaaaacagctttatttctttgccaaaGGGGGCCACAGCGGACTACCGCCCTCAGAACTGTGTGTCCCCACCTGGAGGGagtagtgaggagttttatagtattggCATGATCAAAGACGGTGTGATCAGTTCCtgaacattcttctgattggctggtggtgagtcaagtgggagtcagcatcattAACCTTCTGTTGACAGCCAGTCTGGGGTCAGTGTGTTGTGGGCAGCATATAGTTAATTTCTCCACGGATTGGAGATTTCAACATCTGCCAAACAGCTCAAAGACTGTGTGTATCCCCTGagggggaaccaggaccctgccccaaggctgcactattgtttcttaacTGCTCCTCCCTAGTCtccacatcccctcccttcccagaATAATATCTGTTTGAGCCTGCCTCTTGAACTCAGAGAGGTcagggaggctgaatgaagcccgTTTCCTGCAAACAGGAAAGGCTTTAGTGCACAGGAGCATCACAGGACCCTGCTCGGTATCACTTTGACCCTGTAAGTCTTTTTGTTCTCAGAGCCCAAGATTCCGACCCCTACATCAGAGCTGACAGAGACTGTGGtctgtgccctggggctggccatGGGCCTCGTGGGCATCGTGGCAGGCACTGTCCTCATCCTCCGAGTCCGGTGCTTGGGTGCTGCCTCCAGACGTCGAAGGGCCATGTGAGTCATGGCCTGAAAGATGGGAAGGTAAGGATCAGATCTGGAAGGATGGCACTGCAGGCAAGGGAGCAAAACTGGCATCCAGGATACCTACATCTGTTTGAACACCTGTGGGCAAACTGGAAATGGGTTGACGTTGGGACAGAGTTACTGCCAAAATCTTGTTTTTCTCTGCCCACCGATGCtgaataaaaaatacagagacagagtttggaggaatAGAAAGACGGCTTTAGTCGGCTGAAGGAAGAACATAGCAGGCTAGTGCCCTGCGCTGTGGGGACTTGGAGGGGATCATACAGCTGGGGCTCACAGTCCGAGGTCTGTGATCAGGAACAAAATAGTGAGAGTCTTGCATTCTTCTTCTTTATTGTTTCAAAACAGTCAGAACTGGCTTCAGGAAGCCAGATAATTGGGTCAGTTTGTCTCTGATTTATAATATTGCAGCCCTCTTTCTGCAACGCAAAATGCTACAAGGGGTGGTCTGCAAAGGAAGCGCTGGGAAGGTAAGCACCAGGTGCAGGATGTAATTTGCATGGGGTTCGGGTGCGGTAGGTACCGGATATAATTTACATAGTGTGAGGTTCCTTCTGCTAGATACCAGCCACAGTTTAGTAACATTGAAAGGAAAGCTAGGAGTGATTAACTCTTTCAGGCCCGTTTATGCTTCTCTCATCTGTTCACTGTTCCTTTTACTTGTTCTCAGGAGAGCAAAGTCTTCATTTCTGTTCTCGCTGCAACAGCAGGGGCACAGAGCCCATCAGCCTCATGCTGTTTGCTGTTTTAGGTGATCAgtctttacaagaaaaaaaaggcatGGTTCAGACTCCAGTTCCCCGTCTTGACCTTGACTGAGACGTGCTCCTTGTTCCACTTCATCACAGAGCTCTTTCCatgccctcctgccctccctgctgGGGTGGACTTTATGGAGCAATCTTCCTTCGAAGGTCACTGACCCTTAGGAATTCTCCCAACTTAGTCTTTGGTTCATTGCCTGCCTGTCAGAGAGAGACCTGGATTGTTCCAGCCAGCCTTCTAGTTCTCGGTCACCCTAACCCAGCATCTGTTCCgaacagataaataaatcttGCACCAAGAGATTGtcttactaagtgaagtaagtcagaaagagaaagacaaataccaagtgatatcacttatgtgtggaatctaaaatatgacacaaatgaacctatctatgaaacagaagcaggataaggaacagagagaatggactggtggttgccaagggaggagggggatgggagaaagttggattgggagtttgggatccagttcagttcggtcagttcagttgctcagtcatgtctgactctttgcgaccacatgaatcgcagcacgccaggcctccctgtccatcaccaactcccggagttgactcaaactcatgtccatcaagtcggtgatgccatccagccatctcatcctctgttgtcccctcctcctcctgcccccaatccctcccagcagcagggtcttttccaatgagtcaactcttcacatcaggtggccaaagtactggagtttcagcttcagcatcagtccttccaatgaacacccaggactgatctcctttaggatggactggttggatctccttgctgtccaagggactctcaagagtcttctccaacatcacagttcaaaagcatcaatttttcggccctcagctttcttcacagggttagcagatgcaaactggtacatgtagaatggataaacagcatcCTAGTGTGCAGTACAAGGAACTACATTCagtaccctgtgataaaccataatggaaaatgaccacaagaatatatacagatgtatgtatgtataactgagtcactttgatgtacagcagtaattaacacaacattgtaactcaactatacttcaataaaaagaaacttttaaaaaagacaaatctcTTTCTGGGGTATTTTTGCTCCAGGTGGCCattctctctgtctgtttctaGGGCTACATAACGCCTACCTAAGCATGGAAGCCCCTGTGTCGGAATGCTCATGGAAATCTCAGGTCCGTGGAACCTGCTTCTCGGGTCACATTAATAACACTCAGCCAAAGTGTGAAAATGATATCCTTAAATGGGGACCTTGTTTCCTCCCTAAACTTCCTCTTCGCTCTCTCTCTTCTTGCATTTAGGTATCAGTGAATATAAAGCAAAATTTCTCCCCTCAGGGAAAAGTGTTTATATATAACATGCAAAaaagtgtgtgtggtggggggtgcCAATGTTCaagtgtttaattttaaaagagaagtctAAGTCTGTGCAAGAGACCAGacatcaaaataaaatcttttaaacatCAAAACTGGATTTTGAGAGTGCAAAGTCAGAAACATGAATCCGTGAAGGAGGCAGAATGATGTAAGAGCTCTCCTCCCCATTTTCATCCTGATGAGATAGAAAGTCTCCAGGTGGGATGAGAAAGAGCGTAGAAGTGAGAACGATAGAATAAGATAATGCTGTCTGTATCTCAGAAAATGCCCCGCACTTTCTCTTATCTGGGTTAATATCAAGGAGAAAGGAGGGACTGGCTGACAGGGTGCAGAGCAGGGGCAACCTCACTGCCCTGTAGCAACACTATAAGTACAATGTGAATGCACTCCACCCTCAAGTTCATAAattatgtgtttttttatttttgaattattttattttcagttgtgcTGCACGGCAGGGGAGATCtaagttctctgaccaaggattgaactgatgacccttacagtggaagtgagagtcttaaccattggacgcCCAGGGAAGTTCCAAAATTAGGTTTATTAACATACTATCTTTAATCGGTGTCATTCTATTGTATGAGTATTAAGACCACCctaccaactaataaaaataattgaaaaaaaaaataagaccaccctatttcaaatttttatacaatataatcctttcagttcagttcagttcagttcagttgctcagtcgtgtccaactctttgcgaccccaggaatcacagcacaccaggcctccctgtccatcaccagctcctggagtttactcaaactcatgcccatcgagtcagtgatgccatccaaccatctcatcctctgtcgtccccttctcctcctgcccccaatccctcccagcagcagggtcttttccaatgagtcaactcttcacatcaggtggccaaagtattggagtttcagcctcagcatcagtccttccaatgaacacccaggactgatctccttcaggatggactggttggatctccttgcagtccaagggactctcaagagtcttctccaacaccacagttcaaaagcatcaatttttcagcactcagctttcttcacagtccaactctcacatccatacatgaccactggaaaaaccatagccttgaccagatggacctttgttggcaaagtaatgtctctgctttttaatatgttatctaggttggtcataactttccttccaaggagtaagcgtcttttaatttcatggccgcaatcaccatctgcagtgattttggagcccaaaaaaataaagtctgacactgtttccactgtctccccatctatttcccatgaagtgatgggatcagatgctgtgatcttagtttggtgaatgttgagctttaagccaactttttcactctcctctttcactttcatcaagaggctttttagttcatcttcactttgtgccgtaaggatggtgtcatctgaatcACTTTAGCAACATAAAACGAGCTGTTGAGAGGATCCATGAGGTAATACATATAAAACACTTAACCTAATGGGTGTCACATGGAAAGCACCCATTATGTTACCTCTGACTATAATTCATATTATCTGGAACCAAAACTCCAATCTCAATGTCCAAACTCCAGGGGTCACATTTAGTCCTTGCTGAGCATTCTTTTTGCTAAAACTACTTAATTTTATAAACATCTTTACACCAATTAAAGGCATGAGGCATTCTTAACTTTCTTGTTTCTtggcctttctttccttttctatttcattatggCAGAAGAGGCATaactaaaatttaccattttaaccattctgAGGGTGTGGTTCAGGAGtgttaaatacatgtatattgtgttgtgcaaccattaccatcAACCATTactttttcatcttcttaaactgaaactctgcaACTACTAAATGACACCTCTACTTCCACCCTCCCTTCAGGCCCtgataaccaccattctacttttttttattaattttttgtgtgtgtgtggccttgctgggtctccattgctgtgcaagggctttccctagttgtggcaagtggggtctGCTCTTTAGTTGTGCACggacttctcactgcggtggcttctcttgtcgctgCGCCTGGGCTCTAGGTGACCAGGCTCAGTGGTTCTGGCTCatcggcttagttgccccacggtgtgtgggatcttccctgaccagagagcAAACCCGTCCCTTacgttggtaggcagattcttagtcactgaaccaccagggatatcCCCATTCtactttttatctctataaatTTGACTATTGAAGACACTTCACATAAAtgtaatcatacagtatttgtccttttgtgactggctcatTTTAATTTAGCATAATATCTTCAAGGCTCAGCCATGTTGTAGCCTTTGTCCGCTTTTCCTCCCTTGTTAaggttaaataatattccactgagcttcccaggcagctcagtggtaaagaatccacttggcaacgcaggagacacaagacacaggtttgatccctgggtcgggaagatcccctggaaaaggaaatggcaacccgctccagtattcttgcctggaaaattccatggacagaggagcctggagggctacagtccacggtgttgcaaagagttggacacggctgagcaactgagcacacacagtatTCCGTTATGTCCGTATActccattttgtttatccagtcaGCCATCAAcaaacatttgagttgtttccacctttggctactgtgaataatgcttttGTGGACATTGCTTATTTAGTCCCTGCTTTCCATTCTTTGGAGATATAATAGAGAGTTCCAATTGCTAGATGAAATGGTAactgtatgtttaattttttgagaacccACCATACTGatttccacaatggctgcaccatCTACATTCCTATCAGCAATGCACATGGGTTCCTATTGCTCCACATTcatgccaacacttgttattttctgagtttttggtaatagccatcctaatggatgTGCATATAACTATACACAAGAAAACGGTGATTCTCATAagcaaaatatttatcaaaagaaacaaacagaaccaATAAGTAaagttattttgtat
Proteins encoded in this window:
- the LOC122697724 gene encoding SLA class II histocompatibility antigen, DQ haplotype D alpha chain-like isoform X1, with protein sequence MKKALILRALALAAVMSPCGGEDIVADHVGTYGTNVYQTYSASGQFTFEFDGDELFYVDLGKKETVWRLPEFNNITMFEIQSALRNIIMSKRNLDILIKNSNFTPATNEIPEVAVFPKSSVVLGIPNTLICQVDNIFPPVINITWFYNGHFVAEGIAETTFYPKSDHSFLKFSYLTFLPSGDDFYDCRVEHWGLEEPLIKHWEPKIPTPTSELTETVVCALGLAMGLVGIVAGTVLILRVRCLGAASRRRRAM
- the LOC122697724 gene encoding SLA class II histocompatibility antigen, DQ haplotype D alpha chain-like isoform X2, whose amino-acid sequence is MKKALILRALALAAVMSPCGGEDIVADHVGTYGTNVYQTYSASGQFTFEFDGDELFYVDLGKKETVWRLPEFNNITMFEIQSALRNIIMSKRNLDILIKNSNFTPATNEGIAETTFYPKSDHSFLKFSYLTFLPSGDDFYDCRVEHWGLEEPLIKHWEPKIPTPTSELTETVVCALGLAMGLVGIVAGTVLILRVRCLGAASRRRRAM